From a region of the Zingiber officinale cultivar Zhangliang chromosome 4B, Zo_v1.1, whole genome shotgun sequence genome:
- the LOC121976056 gene encoding deSI-like protein At4g17486 gives MIVFPPSRLLRTMFTRRVSREWRPAASTPVFLNVYDLSPINGYAYWLGLGAYHSGVQVHGVEYAYGAHEHAATGIFEGEPRRCPGFVFRKAILIGRTDMGPREVRALVEDMAAEYSGSAYNLISKNCNHFCDDACFRLTGKSIPKWVNRLAKIGFLCKCVLPTRVAEVRRRGAYDEHGVLQADKWRPRSNSARFPPAITATPRSNISQPTVTISSLSEGRRKLRRSASLSSAVGESSSLAA, from the exons ATGATCGTCTTTCCTCCTTCCCGCCTACTACGGACCATGTTCACCCGGAGGGTCTCGCGAGAGTGGAGGCCAGCGGCGTCGACGCCCGTCTTCCTCAACGTCTACGACCTCTCCCCCATCAACGGCTACGCCTACTGGCTCGGCCTTGGCGCGTATCACTCCGGCGTCCAAG TGCACGGGGTGGAGTACGCCTATGGGGCACACGAGCACGCCGCGACAGGGATCTTTGAGGGGGAGCCGCGCCGTTGCCCGGGGTTCGTTTTCCGGAAGGCGATCCTCATCGGGCGCACCGATATGGGGCCGCGCGAGGTGCGGGCGCTCGTGGAGGACATGGCAGCGGAATACTCCGGCAGCGCCTACAACCTAATCTCCAAGAATTGCAACCACTTCTGTGACGACGCCTGTTTCCGCCTCACCGGCAAATCCATCCCCAAGTGGGTCAACCGTCTAGCCAAAATAG GGTTCCTATGCAAGTGCGTGCTTCCCACCAGAGTGGCGGAGGTGCGGAGGCGCGGGGCGTACGATGAGCATGGCGTCCTGCAAGCCGACAAGTGGCGACCGAGGAGCAACTCCGCCAGATTCCCTCCGGCGATCACCGCGACGCCCCGCAGCAACATATCGCAGCCTACGGTCACCATCTCCTCCCTATCGGAGGGGCGAAGGAAGCTCAGGCGCTCCGCCTCGCTGTCCTCCGCCGTAGGTGAAAGTTCGTCGTTAGCCGCGTAA